GCGCTTGAGCAGCTGTCAACCGGCGCGCACTCGATGGGTCGGTCGGCCGTGCAGGCTTGCGAGATGATCACCGGTGCCGTCGTGCTCGCGACGTGCAACCGGTTCGAGGTGTACCTGGATGTTGCTGACCCGCCGAACAGCATCCCGCCGGTGACCGAGCGCGACCTCCAGCACGCTGCCCTCGAGATCGCCAACCTCATCGCGGAGCGTTCCGGTGCCAACCAAGAGGCAGCGCGGTCGGCCTTCACGGTCCGCAGCGGCGCTGACGTCGCCACGCACCTGTTCTCTGTTGCAGCGGGCCTCGACTCGATGGTCGTGGGCGAGCGCGAGATCGCCGGCCAGGTGCGCAGGGCCCTCGACGCGGCCCACGCCGAGCACACCACCAGCGCGCGGCTCGAGCGACTCTTCCAGCGGGCGTCGCGCACGTCGAAGCGGACCAGCCACGAGACGCAGCTCGGTGCCGACGGCCGGTCTGTCGTGTCGGTAGGGCTGGACCTCGCAGAACCGAGCATCCCGCCGTGGCGCCAGACGAGCGCCGTCATCGTCGGCACCGGTGCGTACGCCGGCGCGAGCATCGCTGCCTTGCGAGCGCGCGGCTGCACCGACGTCTCCGTCTACTCCGCATCCGGGCGCGCACCCCAGTTCGCCACCGATCGCGGCGTCGCTGCCGTTACCGACCTCGTCGAGGCGCTGGGCGCGGCCGATCTCGTGGTCTCGTGCAGCGGCGCCGGCGGCCGTCGGGCGGGGCAGGCCGGCGCGGGGCCGCACGCCGTCACGCACTCAGGTGACGCAGCCGACCCGCACGCGAGCGCCTCGACCGACTCGTCCGCGATCGACTACGTCTTGCAGAGCGTCGCCGTGGTCACCGCCCGCGAACAGGCGAGCGAGAGGGCCGGAGAAGAAGGCGCGCAGCGTCCCCTGGTCGTGCTCGACCTCGCTCTCCACCACGACGTGGACCCGCGTGTCGGCGACATCGACAACGTCCTGCTCATGGACCTCGCCACGATCCGTGCGCACGCGCCATCGACCTCCTCGGAGCCCGTGCAGAAGGCGCGCGAGATCGTCCGTGACGCTGTCGTGGACTACATGGACCGCGAGGCGATGCGCTCGGCGGACGCGGTCGTCGTGGCGCTGCGGACGCGGATCGAGTCGGAGCTGGAGCTGGAGCTGGAACGCTCGGCCAAGGAGTTCTCCACGCCGGCGGACCTCGCTGCGCACGCACGCTCTCTGCGACGGCTGGCCGGGGCCCTCTTGCACCGAGGTATCGTCCGGATCCGTGAGGCGGCACGCAGCGGGGAGTCGCTCGACGAGGTCGTCACCGACCTGTCGGAGCTCTCCCGCGCCGGCTGACGTCGCTCCAGACGGCGACGTCGTTCCAGACAGCACAGCGGGCCGCACACGTCGTCGTGTGCGGCCCGCTGCGGGCGTGCTGGTGCGTGCTGTGCTCGGTCAGTCCTGGCTGACGCTGGCGTCGACGCCCTCGAGCAGGTGCTGCACCTCCTCCGGGGTGCTTGCTGCCCGCAGCTGTTCGACCTGCGCCGGGTCGACGAAGATCTGGGCCAGCCGTGAGAGCACCTCGAGGTGGTCGTTGCCCTTCCCGGCGATCCCGACCACGAACTCGGTGGGCTTGCCGTTCCAGCTCACGCCGTCGGGGTAGCGGATGAACGAGATCGCGGTCCGGCGGACGAGGTCCTTCGCCTCGTTGGTGCCGTGCGGGATCGCGAGGCCGCTGCCGATGTGGGTGGAGACGGACAGCTCGCGCTCGTGCATGAAGTCCACGTAGGACCGGGGGACCGCACCAGAGGAGACGAGGAGCTGTCCGGCCTGGGAGATCGCCTCGTCCCGTGACGACGCACGCCCGGAGAGCACGATGGACCCGATGTCGAGGATCGAACCGGTGTGGGCCTGAGCCGTTTCGCTCGGGGCTGCAGTCCCTCCGGCACCCGGGGTGTTCGACTGCTGGAGCATCTCGACGACCTCGTCATAGCGCGGGCTGGCCATGAAGTTGTCCACCGAGACGTGCACGGCGCCGGGCGTCTTCTGCTTGGCGCGCTCGGTGAGGTCCTGGTGCGTGACGACGACGTCGTACGTGTCCGTGAGGCTGGAGATGGCCTTGTTCACGACGGTGACGTCGGCGAACCCGGCTGCCCGGACCTTCTTGCGCAGGACGGACGCGCCCATGGCGGACGATCCCATGCCGGCGTCGCAGGCGAACACGATGCTGGTGATCGGACCGGCCTGGCGACGGTCGCCGGCGAGTGCGGATGAGGCGAGCGAGCGCTTGCCCTTCATCTTCTCCATGTCCGAGGTGGCACCGGCGAGGTCGCCGGTGTCGGACTTGTCGAACCGGAGCAGGACCGCTGCCACGACGAACGTCACCGCAGCAGAGAAGACGACCGAG
This sequence is a window from Sanguibacter antarcticus. Protein-coding genes within it:
- a CDS encoding glutamyl-tRNA reductase, whose protein sequence is MTASHHELDLEALEQLSTGAHSMGRSAVQACEMITGAVVLATCNRFEVYLDVADPPNSIPPVTERDLQHAALEIANLIAERSGANQEAARSAFTVRSGADVATHLFSVAAGLDSMVVGEREIAGQVRRALDAAHAEHTTSARLERLFQRASRTSKRTSHETQLGADGRSVVSVGLDLAEPSIPPWRQTSAVIVGTGAYAGASIAALRARGCTDVSVYSASGRAPQFATDRGVAAVTDLVEALGAADLVVSCSGAGGRRAGQAGAGPHAVTHSGDAADPHASASTDSSAIDYVLQSVAVVTAREQASERAGEEGAQRPLVVLDLALHHDVDPRVGDIDNVLLMDLATIRAHAPSTSSEPVQKAREIVRDAVVDYMDREAMRSADAVVVALRTRIESELELELERSAKEFSTPADLAAHARSLRRLAGALLHRGIVRIREAARSGESLDEVVTDLSELSRAG